The sequence ACAGGAAGTTATGAACCCAAACAGGAAGTGCAAAGGcgtgcagaagaagaagagatgtTTGCAAAGTGCGTGAAAGGAGAGAAGTCGTCGTGGAGGAATGTGGAGTCCAGACCATGGCCACGCCCCCATCCCGTGGCTCAGTGGCAGCGTCGTAGCGCCTCCTGCATCTTCTCCTGCACCAGCTCCATCTTCTCGGCCCACTCCTCGCTCAGCCCCTCCTCGTCATCCCCGATGACGGCGGCGTAGCCCATGAGCGCGATGAGGCCGATGCAGAACAGGTAGGTGAGGCGTGTGCACAGGCGCTCCATGGTGCGCCGGTCGCCCTGCGAGTGCTTCAGGTACACCTCCAGGATGGGCCGGCTGAACAGCTTGGGTTTGCCCACCACGCCGTCGTACAGCGTGTGCAGGTTCTGGTCGCCCAGGTCGTTGGCGTACGCCTCCTCGAAGTCGTCCTTCTTCCTGTCGCACAGCTCCGGCCGCGCCTCCACCATCTCCATGAACTTCCTGAACTGGTTCTTCAGGTTCTCCTCCACGCGGCAGTACTGGCCGTCCAGCGTCTCCTTCTTGATCTGCACCAGCGTGCCGCGGTTCTGGTACGACAGC is a genomic window of Gouania willdenowi chromosome 16, fGouWil2.1, whole genome shotgun sequence containing:
- the rpz gene encoding protein rapunzel; translation: MSAVTMEDELSEDRSKLKQGLVKVLQCVATISSAAAVVNPIFGVAGSLIRVVLHHVDDEDIRTLKREFGSVNRALDQLSYQNRGTLVQIKKETLDGQYCRVEENLKNQFRKFMEMVEARPELCDRKKDDFEEAYANDLGDQNLHTLYDGVVGKPKLFSRPILEVYLKHSQGDRRTMERLCTRLTYLFCIGLIALMGYAAVIGDDEEGLSEEWAEKMELVQEKMQEALRRCH